The DNA window CCATCCACCTCCTCGTGTTCATTATTTCCAACCTGTCTCTGGAAGGGATGAGAAGGCATCTTGACAATCGTACGGCGGGGAAGGCAGACCCCGTGGCTTGTTACTACATCCGAGGGATGGAAAGCTCCGCAACTGAGCAAAGCCCACTGCCTCCAGGAAACCAAGGGGGTGGGGTACTGCTCCAGAGCCTTCTCTGGATGAACCATTATCTTTCACAAGAAGTGAAATTTGACCGCCAAGTAGCCAACCAATAAGAGCACCTGTATGCAAATGCCACCAGCCCTGGCCTGGAGTGGCCAGCTTGTGAGTGATGTCACAATCCCTTCTGACCCAACAATGCCACCACCACTGAAAAGGCGGACCCCTGCCTGCAGCTCTTACAGAGAGAAACATTCACCGCCAGCAGAGCACCTTCTAATTGCTCCTGGAGTGTGGCGGACAAAAGTCTCTGCTGTCTGAGTTATTAgatccagaaaataaaatgaccCTATGAACATGGGGAAAGAAGTCCAGCTAAAGCCCAAGGCAAATGTCTCTTCTTACATCCACTTTTTGCTGAATTACAGAAACAAGTTCAAGCAGCAGCAGCCAAATACCTACCTTGGCTTTAAAGAGTTCTCTAGAAAGTGTTCGGAAAAATGGAGGTCTATCTCAAAGCAAGAAAAGGCCAAATATGAAGCCCTGGCTAAGCTCGACAAAGCCCGATACCAGGAAGAGATGATGAATTACTCtggcaggaagaagaagaagagaaagcgGGACCCCCACGCACCCAGACGACCACCATCGTCCTTCCTACTCTTCTGCCAAGACCACTATGCCCAGCTCAAGTGGGAGAATCCAAACTGGTCAGTAGTGCAGGTGGCAAAGGCCTCGGGGAAGATGTGGTCAGCAATGACAGACGACGAAAAACAGCCTTATGAACAAAGGGCAGCTCTCCTGAGAGCTAAGTACCAAGAGGAACTGGGCATCTACCGTAATGCCAGGAAGAAGAGCCTCCAAGGGTCGGCTAAGAACCAGCGCAGAGGGTTCAAACAAACTGAGTCAGACACAGCTGATGGAtccaattagaaataaaatgccaTTCAATGGTACTGCCTGTCCCTGGTCTCGTGTGTAGCGTTAGAGGGGCCATCGCTGCCACTCTGGGCAACAAGTGAGTGGCATGGTGGAGCTGAGATCAGGGTTTGGAAACTGATCCCAGGAGGGGCTGGTTTTGAGAGAAGTGTCTGGAGAGTGTGTGGTCCGTACTTACCGGGCTTGGCTTgggcaggcagggtggggtgggaatcTCCAGGTGGAAAGAAGCTAGGAGTCCTGGGGGTGGGAGCGTCCTGGTCCCAAGTGGGTCTCCAGGGTGGAGGACCCTACTCAGAGTGAAGTGAGCAAACGCCAGCCCTGCCACCCTCCTCGCCAGGAGGGCAAAAGGCCTGGAGTCCAGGTCAGGCTCCCAATTCAGGCCCCAGCAGAGGCTGGGAAACTGGAGTTTAGGTGGGCCTTAGGGGACTCAGTGTCTCCAGGGATTCCAGAACTGGTCCTCCAGCAAGGCTTAGATACTATTAGTGGGCCAGGATGAGACTCCAGTGGTGGTCCCTAGTCTAGTCACTAGGATGAAGCATGGTGCTGATTTTACAAAAACAGGCGTCTGACTCTGCCCCAAGTACTATAACTTGGAGAGAACCCTTTTCTCGACATTTTGGTGGGCATCTACCCGGTCATTTTTCTGTGGACGTAAGCACAACACACAGAGTGGACATTTGTTGCCTGTTTGACCACCCCGGCATCCATTCCTTTTCCTCCTGATCACAGGACACCGACTCCATCCTGACCAAGGCTGGATCAGATGGAATCCCCCTGGCTACAGTGATTGGCTCAGTGACGGTCATGTGACCCAAGTTGGTCCAATCGGAGTGGATCTCAGGACTTGTGTAAGCAATCCTAGGGGAGGATGCAGCCCCAGGGGCCGTTGGCAGCCATTTGCCTCATTCTTAGGCCAAAATGTTAGTCCCTTTGGCATCCTGAACTTTCCATTGAAGATAAGCCCACACGTTTTGGATTCTGTCTAATATAGTTTGAGTTCGGTTTTCTGCCACTTAAAATGAGTCAAAACTTGTCATTTGATACAAATGGAATTGTTCCGTCTACTATAACTGTATTTTTCAGGCAATAATACACTGTAGGCAACATTTCACACCAATCTAGATTGATATGGAATATTTTGAAATGGCTCTTGACTTCTGATATCAAAGAGACTGAGCCAAAATgcaaaattactttttttgtCACCAGGTTCTGCATGCAACAGACTTCCTTAATTCCAGCTCTAAACCCTTATTCCATGAGGGATCTGCATCTCTGTAACCTGCTGTtgtttcaaattttacttttggaacaaaaataaaaatacctatttttgAACAGCCTTTTAGAACTGGGTCAGCCTTTAGGGGGTGAGAGGTAATAGAGTGGAGTGATTTAGAATTCAGGGTCTGGAATCAGGCCATTTACGAAGGGCTCCCATGCgccagaccctgtgctgggtACCAGGAGGCCCAACGCAGTCTACTGTTAGGTTCCTGCCCTGACGAGAGGGATGGACACGGGCATAAACCACCGCCCTACAAGGCCTGAGGAGAGTGTAGACTGCACaaagagctgggggtgggagcgAGTACCACCTACCGAGGCAACTGCTAAAGTCTTCATGGAAGAAGCAGCTTTATCC is part of the Balaenoptera musculus isolate JJ_BM4_2016_0621 chromosome 1, mBalMus1.pri.v3, whole genome shotgun sequence genome and encodes:
- the HMGB4 gene encoding high mobility group protein B4, with amino-acid sequence MNMGKEVQLKPKANVSSYIHFLLNYRNKFKQQQPNTYLGFKEFSRKCSEKWRSISKQEKAKYEALAKLDKARYQEEMMNYSGRKKKKRKRDPHAPRRPPSSFLLFCQDHYAQLKWENPNWSVVQVAKASGKMWSAMTDDEKQPYEQRAALLRAKYQEELGIYRNARKKSLQGSAKNQRRGFKQTESDTADGSN